One region of Chlorogloeopsis sp. ULAP01 genomic DNA includes:
- the rplD gene encoding 50S ribosomal protein L4, translated as MVECVVKNWQGEQVGQKSFELRVAKEETAAHVVHRALVRQLTNARQGNASTKTRSEVRGGGRKPWRQKGTGRARAGSIRSPLWRGGGVIFGPKPREYNLKMNRKERRLALRTAFSSRVDDLIVVEDFSEQLARPKTKELVSAIARWGSEPEQKTLLIMSERSENVYLSARNIENLKLIAADQLNVYDLLHADKIVVTASALEKIQEVYSD; from the coding sequence ATGGTTGAATGTGTAGTCAAAAATTGGCAAGGAGAGCAAGTCGGGCAGAAAAGCTTTGAGTTGCGGGTTGCCAAAGAAGAAACAGCGGCTCATGTTGTGCATCGAGCCTTGGTTAGACAATTGACCAACGCTCGCCAAGGAAATGCTAGTACGAAAACCCGTTCTGAAGTCAGAGGCGGCGGTCGTAAACCTTGGCGGCAAAAAGGTACCGGTCGGGCGCGTGCGGGTTCTATTCGCTCACCATTGTGGCGTGGTGGTGGTGTCATCTTTGGGCCAAAACCCAGGGAATATAACCTGAAAATGAACCGCAAAGAACGGCGTCTGGCACTGCGAACGGCTTTTAGCAGTCGTGTTGATGACTTGATTGTGGTAGAAGATTTTAGCGAACAGCTAGCACGTCCTAAGACAAAAGAATTAGTGTCGGCGATCGCTCGTTGGGGTTCCGAACCAGAACAAAAAACTTTATTAATAATGTCTGAGCGGAGCGAAAACGTATACTTGTCAGCCCGCAATATTGAGAATTTAAAGCTAATTGCTGCTGATCAGCTCAATGTTTACGATTTGCTGCACGCTGACAAGATCGTAGTTACAGCATCAGCCCTAGAAAAAATTCAGGAGGTCTACAGTGACTAA
- a CDS encoding 50S ribosomal protein L23 — protein sequence MTKFDPRKLPDLIRRPIVTERATMLMEQNKYTFEVTPKATKPEIKAAIESLFDVKVTQVNTTNLPRKKKRVGRFIGYKPQYKRAIVTVAARDEEKIRQVLFPEV from the coding sequence GTGACTAAGTTTGACCCCCGCAAACTTCCTGATTTAATACGTCGCCCCATCGTTACCGAACGGGCAACCATGCTGATGGAGCAGAACAAATATACTTTTGAAGTCACTCCAAAAGCGACAAAGCCAGAAATCAAAGCGGCAATAGAAAGTCTGTTTGACGTTAAAGTCACACAGGTGAATACCACAAATCTACCTCGTAAAAAAAAGCGCGTTGGTCGATTTATTGGTTATAAACCCCAATACAAGCGAGCCATTGTCACAGTGGCGGCTAGGGATGAAGAGAAGATTAGACAAGTTCTATTCCCAGAGGTTTAA
- the rplB gene encoding 50S ribosomal protein L2, with protein MGTRSYRPYTPSTRQVTISDFAEITKTEPEKSLTVYKHRRKGRNNQGRITSRFRGGGHKKLYRLIDFKRDKRNIPAKVAAIEYDPNRNARIALLHYQDGEKRYILQPNGLKVGTTVIAGPNSPIENGNALPLANIPLGTNVHNVELTAGKGGQIVRSAGASAQVVAKEGNYVSLKLPSGEVRMVRRECYATIGQVGNLDARNLSLGKAGRTRWKGRRPHVRGSVMNPVDHPHGGGEGRAPIGRSGPVTPWGKPALGMKTRKPKKPSSKLIVRRRRKSSKRGRGGRES; from the coding sequence ATGGGTACTCGTTCTTATCGCCCTTATACCCCCAGTACTCGCCAAGTCACAATTTCCGACTTTGCAGAAATTACCAAGACCGAGCCGGAAAAATCTTTAACTGTATATAAACATCGTCGCAAAGGTCGAAATAACCAAGGGCGTATTACCAGTCGTTTCCGGGGTGGCGGACACAAGAAACTTTACCGGCTCATCGACTTTAAACGCGATAAGCGTAATATTCCCGCCAAAGTCGCGGCAATTGAATACGATCCCAACCGTAACGCACGCATTGCTCTTTTGCATTATCAAGACGGCGAGAAGCGTTACATCCTTCAGCCCAACGGCTTAAAAGTTGGCACAACAGTGATTGCTGGCCCAAATTCTCCCATTGAAAATGGGAATGCCTTACCACTGGCTAACATCCCCTTGGGTACAAATGTTCACAATGTGGAGTTAACTGCAGGCAAAGGTGGTCAAATCGTTCGCTCTGCCGGAGCAAGTGCTCAAGTAGTAGCCAAAGAAGGTAACTACGTGAGCTTGAAATTGCCTTCAGGAGAAGTCCGGATGGTAAGGCGGGAGTGTTATGCCACCATTGGACAAGTGGGTAACCTAGATGCCAGAAACTTGAGCTTGGGTAAAGCAGGTAGAACTCGTTGGAAAGGACGCCGTCCTCATGTTAGAGGTAGCGTCATGAACCCAGTTGACCACCCCCACGGTGGTGGTGAAGGACGAGCACCTATTGGTAGATCCGGCCCTGTCACACCTTGGGGTAAACCAGCATTGGGTATGAAGACTCGCAAACCCAAAAAACCAAGTAGCAAGTTGATTGTGCGTCGTCGCCGCAAATCTTCTAAACGGGGTCGTGGCGGTCGTGAAAGTTAA
- the rpsS gene encoding 30S ribosomal protein S19 → MGRSLKKGPFVADHLLSKIEKLNASNKKEVIKTWSRASTILPEMVGHTIAVHNGRQHVPVFVSDQMVGHKLGEFAPTRTFRGHAKDKKAGR, encoded by the coding sequence ATGGGTCGTTCTCTTAAAAAAGGTCCCTTCGTTGCGGATCACCTGTTGAGTAAAATAGAAAAGCTCAACGCCAGTAACAAAAAAGAAGTTATCAAAACTTGGTCGCGAGCTTCGACAATTCTGCCTGAAATGGTAGGTCACACCATCGCAGTTCACAACGGACGTCAGCACGTACCCGTTTTCGTGAGCGACCAAATGGTAGGACACAAACTGGGCGAGTTTGCTCCTACACGCACCTTTAGAGGTCACGCCAAGGATAAAAAAGCAGGGAGATAA
- the rplV gene encoding 50S ribosomal protein L22, protein MANDTTNEVKAIARYVRMSPYKVRRVLDQIRGRSYREALIILEFMPYRACEPVLTLIRSAAANAEHNAGLDRAELVITKAYADQGPVLKRFQPRAQGRAYQIRKPTCHITVAVAPGAAAQ, encoded by the coding sequence ATGGCTAATGATACTACTAATGAAGTAAAGGCGATCGCCCGTTATGTACGTATGTCTCCCTACAAAGTACGGCGAGTACTTGACCAAATTCGCGGACGTTCATATCGAGAAGCACTGATTATTCTGGAATTCATGCCCTATCGAGCCTGTGAACCAGTCCTAACGCTGATCAGAAGTGCTGCTGCTAATGCCGAGCATAATGCCGGACTAGATCGTGCTGAACTGGTTATCACTAAAGCTTATGCAGATCAAGGCCCAGTCCTAAAACGCTTCCAGCCAAGAGCACAGGGACGTGCGTACCAAATCCGCAAACCAACGTGTCATATCACTGTGGCTGTAGCTCCGGGAGCAGCAGCTCAATAA
- the rpsC gene encoding 30S ribosomal protein S3, translating to MGQKIHPVGFRLGITQEHQSRWFADPSRYPELLQEDHKLRNFIEEKLGRYAQNNAGISEVRVERKADQIDLEVRTARPGVVVGRGGQGIEALRNGLQQLLGSHRQIRINVVEVQRVDADAYLIAEYIAQQLERRVSFRRVVRQAIQRAQRAGVQGIKVQVSGRLNGAEIARTEWTREGRVPLHTLRADIDYAYCTAKTVYGILGIKVWVFKGEIIPGQEETPPPATTREREPRRRQQQRRRQQFEDRSNEG from the coding sequence GTGGGACAGAAGATACATCCAGTTGGTTTTCGCTTGGGAATTACCCAAGAACACCAATCTCGTTGGTTTGCCGACCCAAGCCGTTATCCAGAACTTTTACAAGAAGACCACAAACTTCGTAATTTTATTGAAGAAAAGCTGGGCAGATACGCTCAAAACAACGCTGGCATTTCTGAAGTGCGGGTTGAGCGTAAAGCAGATCAAATCGATCTCGAAGTACGCACAGCTCGACCTGGTGTGGTTGTAGGTCGAGGTGGACAAGGCATCGAAGCATTACGAAATGGACTTCAACAACTGTTGGGTAGCCATCGTCAAATTCGGATCAACGTCGTTGAAGTGCAACGCGTTGATGCTGATGCCTACTTAATTGCTGAGTATATCGCTCAACAGCTAGAACGCCGGGTTTCCTTCCGACGAGTAGTAAGGCAAGCCATCCAGCGCGCTCAACGGGCTGGAGTACAAGGCATCAAAGTGCAAGTTAGTGGTCGTTTGAACGGCGCAGAAATTGCTCGGACTGAGTGGACTCGTGAAGGTAGAGTACCTCTACATACTTTACGAGCCGATATTGATTACGCTTACTGTACGGCAAAAACTGTCTACGGTATTCTCGGTATCAAGGTTTGGGTATTTAAGGGAGAAATTATTCCCGGACAAGAAGAAACGCCTCCTCCAGCAACAACACGGGAGCGCGAACCACGTCGTCGTCAACAACAGCGCCGTCGTCAGCAATTTGAAGACCGCTCAAATGAAGGATAA
- the rplP gene encoding 50S ribosomal protein L16 — MLSPRRTKFRKQQRGRMKGLATAGNSLNFGDFALQAQEPAWITARQIEASRRAMTRYIRRGGKIWIRIFPDKPVTMRAAETRMGSGKGSPEYWVAVVKPGRILFEIAGVPEATAREAMRLAAYKLPIKTKFISRSEQETQE, encoded by the coding sequence ATGCTAAGTCCTAGAAGAACAAAATTCCGCAAACAGCAACGCGGACGAATGAAAGGTCTTGCCACCGCAGGCAACTCCCTGAACTTTGGTGATTTTGCCCTCCAAGCTCAAGAACCTGCTTGGATCACCGCCCGCCAAATAGAAGCCTCTCGTCGGGCAATGACCCGTTACATCCGTAGAGGTGGTAAAATCTGGATTCGCATTTTTCCAGATAAGCCTGTAACAATGCGTGCTGCTGAAACCCGGATGGGTTCCGGTAAAGGTTCGCCTGAATACTGGGTAGCAGTAGTAAAGCCAGGACGAATATTATTTGAGATCGCGGGTGTACCAGAAGCTACTGCCCGTGAAGCCATGCGCTTGGCTGCTTATAAGCTGCCGATTAAAACTAAGTTCATTTCACGCTCTGAACAGGAGACGCAGGAGTAG
- the rpmC gene encoding 50S ribosomal protein L29 yields MPLPKISEARELTDEQLAEEILAVKKQLFQLRLQKATRQLEKPHQFRHARHRLAQLMTVEAERKRATSQPAKEQE; encoded by the coding sequence ATGCCTCTTCCCAAAATTTCAGAAGCAAGAGAATTAACTGACGAACAATTGGCAGAGGAAATTCTTGCTGTCAAAAAGCAGTTATTTCAGTTGCGATTGCAAAAAGCGACAAGACAATTAGAAAAACCTCATCAGTTTCGACACGCCCGACACCGCCTTGCCCAATTAATGACGGTAGAAGCAGAGCGCAAGCGGGCAACAAGTCAACCTGCTAAAGAACAAGAGTAA
- the rpsQ gene encoding 30S ribosomal protein S17, translating to MAVKERVGLVVSDKMQKTVVVAVENRAPHPKYGKIVVKTRRYKAHDEENRCKIGDRVRIQETRPLSRTKRWQVTEILTTKNS from the coding sequence ATGGCAGTAAAAGAAAGAGTTGGCTTGGTAGTGAGCGACAAAATGCAAAAAACGGTGGTAGTCGCCGTTGAAAATCGCGCTCCCCATCCCAAGTACGGCAAAATTGTGGTGAAAACCCGGCGTTATAAAGCTCATGACGAAGAGAATCGCTGCAAGATAGGCGATCGCGTTCGCATTCAAGAAACTAGACCCCTGAGCAGGACTAAGCGCTGGCAAGTCACAGAAATCCTCACCACAAAAAATAGCTAA
- the rplN gene encoding 50S ribosomal protein L14 has protein sequence MIQPQSYLNVADNSGARKLMCIRVLGAGNRRYGHVGDRIIAVVKDAQPNMAVKKSDVVEAVIVRTRHNIKRDSGMSIRFDDNAAVIINKDGNPRGTRVFGPVARELRDKNFTKIVSLAPEVL, from the coding sequence GTGATTCAACCCCAGTCTTATCTTAATGTTGCAGACAACAGCGGAGCTCGTAAACTTATGTGTATCCGCGTCCTTGGGGCAGGTAACCGTCGCTACGGTCACGTCGGCGATAGAATTATCGCTGTTGTCAAAGACGCACAGCCCAACATGGCTGTAAAAAAATCTGATGTCGTAGAAGCAGTGATCGTCCGCACCCGTCACAATATCAAGCGGGATAGCGGTATGAGTATTCGTTTTGACGATAATGCCGCAGTTATCATCAACAAAGATGGCAACCCCAGAGGAACAAGGGTCTTTGGGCCAGTTGCACGAGAATTGCGCGACAAAAACTTTACTAAAATTGTTTCTCTGGCTCCGGAGGTGCTCTAA
- the rplX gene encoding 50S ribosomal protein L24, translating to MPSKKEKPKFYKMHVKTGDTVQVIAGKDKGKVGEVIKALPQESKVVVKGVNIKTKHVKPQAEGESGRIVTQEYPIHSSNVMLYSNKQNVASRICYTFTAEGKKVRMLKKTGEIVDK from the coding sequence ATGCCAAGCAAGAAGGAGAAGCCCAAATTTTACAAAATGCACGTCAAAACTGGGGATACTGTGCAGGTGATTGCCGGTAAAGACAAAGGCAAAGTTGGTGAAGTCATCAAAGCACTTCCCCAAGAAAGTAAAGTCGTTGTCAAAGGTGTCAACATCAAGACTAAGCACGTCAAACCCCAAGCTGAAGGCGAATCGGGACGAATTGTCACCCAAGAATATCCAATTCACAGTTCCAACGTCATGCTTTACTCCAATAAGCAAAACGTTGCTAGTCGCATCTGTTATACCTTCACTGCTGAAGGCAAAAAGGTTCGGATGCTCAAGAAAACTGGAGAAATTGTCGATAAATAG
- the rplE gene encoding 50S ribosomal protein L5, whose translation MATRLKSLYQETIVPKLMQQFEFTNIHQVPKLVKVTVNRGLGEAAQNAKALEASLSEIALITGQKPVVTRAKKAIAGFKIRQGMPVGIMVTLRGDRMYAFLDRLINLSLPRIRDFRGVSPKSFDGRGNYTLGVREQLIFPEVEYDSIDQIRGMDISIITTANTDEEGRALLKEMGMPFRDQ comes from the coding sequence ATGGCAACACGACTAAAAAGTTTATACCAAGAAACGATTGTCCCTAAACTGATGCAACAGTTTGAATTCACCAATATTCATCAAGTACCAAAGTTGGTGAAAGTGACTGTGAACAGGGGTTTGGGGGAAGCAGCGCAAAATGCTAAAGCTCTGGAAGCGTCTTTAAGTGAAATTGCCTTGATCACCGGTCAAAAACCCGTAGTAACGCGGGCAAAAAAAGCGATCGCAGGCTTTAAAATTCGTCAAGGTATGCCTGTTGGGATCATGGTCACCCTTAGAGGCGATCGGATGTATGCTTTTCTCGACCGTTTAATCAACTTGTCTTTACCGAGAATTCGTGACTTTCGTGGTGTCAGCCCCAAGAGCTTTGACGGTCGTGGTAACTATACTCTTGGCGTCAGAGAGCAGTTGATTTTTCCAGAAGTCGAGTACGACAGTATTGACCAAATCCGAGGGATGGATATTTCCATCATCACTACAGCTAACACTGACGAAGAAGGTCGCGCCTTACTAAAAGAAATGGGAATGCCCTTTCGGGATCAATAA
- the rpsH gene encoding 30S ribosomal protein S8, which translates to MATNDTIADMLTRLRNANLARHQTTQVPSTKMTRSIAKVLREEGFIGEYEESGEGVKRNLVISLKYKGKNRQPIITALKRISKPGLRVYSNKKELPRVLGGIGIAIISTSSGIMTDREARRQNLGGEVLCYVW; encoded by the coding sequence ATGGCAACAAACGACACTATTGCTGATATGTTGACGCGCCTCCGCAATGCTAATTTAGCGAGGCATCAAACTACACAAGTGCCATCCACAAAAATGACCCGTAGTATAGCCAAAGTCCTTCGAGAAGAAGGATTCATTGGTGAATACGAAGAATCAGGCGAAGGAGTAAAACGTAACTTGGTGATTTCCCTTAAGTATAAGGGTAAAAATCGCCAACCAATTATTACTGCCCTCAAGCGAATCAGCAAACCAGGCTTGCGTGTTTACTCCAACAAAAAGGAATTACCACGGGTATTAGGTGGTATTGGCATTGCCATTATTTCGACTTCCAGTGGCATCATGACCGATCGGGAAGCACGGCGTCAGAATTTGGGTGGCGAAGTACTTTGCTACGTCTGGTAG
- the rplF gene encoding 50S ribosomal protein L6, translating into MSRIGKRPITVPAKVQVTVDGTKVSVKGPKGELSRELPNHVIVSQEGEILTVSRRDDSRTSRQMHGLSRTLVANMVEGVSKGFERRLEIQGVGYRAQVQGRTLVLNMGYSHQVQIAPPEGVNFAVENNTNVIVSGYDKEVVGNTAAKIRAVRPPEPYKGKGIRYSGEAVRRKAGKTGKGGKK; encoded by the coding sequence ATGTCTCGAATTGGTAAACGCCCAATCACAGTCCCTGCAAAAGTGCAAGTGACAGTTGATGGCACCAAAGTTAGTGTCAAAGGGCCAAAAGGTGAGCTTTCTCGCGAGCTTCCCAATCATGTAATAGTTTCCCAAGAAGGGGAAATCTTGACGGTTAGCCGTCGAGATGATTCACGCACCTCAAGGCAAATGCACGGATTGTCCCGTACCTTGGTTGCCAATATGGTTGAAGGAGTTTCCAAAGGCTTTGAACGACGTTTGGAGATTCAAGGAGTTGGTTACCGGGCTCAAGTCCAAGGTCGTACCCTCGTTTTAAATATGGGTTATAGCCATCAAGTGCAGATTGCACCACCAGAAGGAGTTAACTTTGCAGTTGAAAATAACACCAATGTTATTGTCAGCGGCTATGACAAAGAAGTGGTAGGCAACACGGCAGCCAAAATTCGTGCCGTTCGTCCACCAGAACCCTACAAAGGCAAAGGTATTCGTTACTCCGGCGAAGCAGTTAGACGCAAAGCTGGTAAGACTGGTAAAGGTGGTAAGAAATAA
- the rplR gene encoding 50S ribosomal protein L18, with protein sequence MKLTRIESRQRRHRRIRGKVNGSTERPRLAVFRSHQHIYAQVIDDTSHHTLVAASSVEPELKSKLGSGKNCQASTEVGKLIAQRSLEKGISKVVFDRGGNLYHGRVKALAEAAREAGLDF encoded by the coding sequence ATGAAGCTTACTCGTATAGAATCAAGACAGCGTCGCCATCGGCGCATACGCGGCAAAGTAAACGGTTCTACGGAACGTCCACGGTTAGCAGTGTTTCGTTCACACCAGCATATTTATGCTCAAGTAATTGATGATACTAGTCATCATACTTTAGTGGCAGCCTCTTCTGTTGAACCTGAATTGAAATCCAAACTCGGCTCAGGTAAAAACTGTCAAGCTTCTACCGAAGTTGGTAAATTGATAGCTCAACGATCACTAGAAAAAGGCATCTCAAAAGTAGTCTTTGATCGCGGTGGCAATCTTTATCATGGTCGAGTCAAAGCACTAGCTGAAGCAGCACGTGAGGCTGGGTTAGATTTCTAA
- the rpsE gene encoding 30S ribosomal protein S5, producing the protein MATNRRKANRAKKEETNWQERVIQIRRVSKVVKGGKKLSFRAIVVVGNERGQVGVGVGKASDVIGAVKKGVADGKKHLIDIPITKSNSIPHPINGMGGGAKVMMRPAAPGTGVIAGGAVRTVLELAGIRNILAKQLGSNNPLNNARAAINALTTLRTFSEVAEDRGVSVENLYI; encoded by the coding sequence ATGGCAACAAATCGTCGTAAAGCTAACCGCGCAAAAAAAGAAGAAACTAACTGGCAAGAGCGGGTTATTCAGATCCGCCGAGTCAGTAAAGTAGTAAAAGGAGGTAAGAAACTTAGCTTCCGCGCGATCGTGGTCGTCGGTAATGAGCGCGGTCAAGTTGGTGTGGGAGTAGGTAAAGCCTCGGATGTAATTGGTGCCGTGAAAAAAGGTGTAGCCGACGGCAAAAAACACTTAATTGACATCCCTATTACTAAATCCAACTCTATTCCCCACCCCATTAATGGCATGGGTGGCGGTGCAAAGGTAATGATGCGTCCAGCCGCTCCTGGGACTGGTGTAATTGCCGGTGGTGCTGTTCGTACTGTGCTGGAGTTGGCAGGCATTCGTAATATCTTAGCTAAACAACTCGGCTCTAATAACCCTCTCAACAACGCAAGAGCTGCAATCAATGCCCTTACCACCCTGCGGACTTTCTCAGAAGTTGCTGAAGACAGGGGTGTTTCTGTAGAAAATCTTTACATTTAA
- the rplO gene encoding 50S ribosomal protein L15, with translation MRLNDVRPQKGSKKRPRRLGRGVSAGQGASAGKGMRGQKARSGGGTRPGFEGGQQPLYRRIPKLKGFPLVNRKNYTTINVEKLASLPANAEVTLTSLKEAGILTAVKGPLKILGDGELSVPLKVKAAAFTGTARSKIEAAGGSCEVLE, from the coding sequence ATGAGATTAAACGATGTTCGTCCTCAAAAAGGCTCAAAAAAACGACCTCGTCGTCTAGGTCGTGGTGTATCTGCTGGTCAGGGTGCTAGTGCCGGTAAAGGTATGCGTGGTCAAAAAGCTAGATCTGGTGGCGGCACCAGGCCTGGTTTTGAAGGTGGTCAACAGCCATTATACCGCCGCATCCCAAAGTTGAAGGGCTTTCCTCTAGTTAATCGTAAAAATTACACTACGATTAATGTAGAGAAGCTAGCCTCCCTCCCAGCAAATGCAGAAGTAACATTGACCTCTCTAAAAGAAGCAGGTATTCTCACTGCTGTCAAAGGTCCATTGAAAATTTTGGGTGATGGGGAATTGAGCGTTCCGCTCAAAGTTAAGGCGGCAGCTTTCACAGGTACAGCTCGTAGCAAAATTGAGGCAGCTGGTGGGAGTTGTGAAGTTTTAGAGTGA
- the secY gene encoding preprotein translocase subunit SecY encodes MISRDKPPTAQETFMQMAQAAGLRGRLLVTVGILILIRMGIHIPIPGINREQFAAAVSSNNQIFSFLDIFSGGGLSALGVFALGILPFINASIIIQLLTAAIPSLENLQKNEGEAGRRKISQITRYVALGWAILQSVFLAGFWLRPFAYNFSPFFVVETAVALVAGSMFVMWASEVITERGIGNGASLLIFVNIVATLPKSLSDTIAYIQGSGQEIVRERVGPVIVLVLVFLATIVGIVFVQEAIRRIPIISARRQVGRRIFAEQRSYLPLRLNQGGVMPIIFAAAILSLPLLIANFTRNPEIANIINTYLSPGGSQSWAYALVYLISIVFFSYFYSSLIVNPVDIAQNLKKMGSSIPGIRPGKATSEYIERVLNRLTFLGAIFLGLVAIIPTAVERALGVPTFRGLGATSLLILVGVAIDTAKQIQTYVISQRYEGMVKQ; translated from the coding sequence ATGATCAGTCGAGATAAACCCCCAACAGCTCAAGAAACTTTTATGCAAATGGCACAAGCAGCTGGGCTGAGAGGTCGGCTGCTTGTCACCGTTGGTATTCTGATTTTGATTCGTATGGGCATACACATACCCATACCAGGAATTAATCGGGAGCAGTTTGCTGCTGCTGTTAGTAGTAATAACCAAATCTTCAGCTTTTTGGATATTTTTTCTGGAGGCGGACTGTCGGCTTTGGGAGTCTTTGCCCTGGGTATTTTGCCTTTCATTAATGCCTCTATTATTATCCAATTACTTACTGCTGCCATTCCATCTTTAGAAAATTTGCAGAAAAATGAAGGTGAAGCAGGAAGGCGGAAAATTTCCCAAATTACACGCTATGTAGCTTTGGGTTGGGCGATTCTTCAAAGTGTTTTCTTGGCAGGATTCTGGCTCAGACCTTTTGCCTATAACTTCAGTCCATTTTTTGTAGTTGAAACAGCAGTAGCTCTAGTGGCTGGCTCGATGTTCGTAATGTGGGCGTCGGAAGTAATTACAGAGAGGGGAATTGGGAATGGTGCATCTTTGTTGATTTTTGTCAACATCGTGGCAACACTACCGAAGTCTCTTAGTGATACCATTGCTTACATTCAAGGTAGCGGCCAAGAAATAGTGAGGGAAAGAGTTGGGCCAGTGATTGTACTTGTCCTTGTCTTCCTAGCGACAATTGTCGGTATTGTATTTGTTCAAGAAGCTATTCGCCGTATTCCGATTATTTCTGCTCGCCGTCAAGTTGGTCGGCGTATTTTCGCCGAGCAGCGTAGCTATCTCCCCTTACGTTTAAATCAAGGTGGAGTGATGCCAATTATTTTTGCTGCTGCAATTCTTAGTTTGCCACTGTTGATTGCCAACTTTACTAGAAATCCAGAAATCGCCAACATTATCAATACTTATTTAAGTCCTGGCGGTTCTCAATCTTGGGCTTACGCGCTAGTTTACCTCATTTCGATTGTATTCTTTAGTTATTTCTATTCATCTTTGATTGTAAACCCTGTTGACATAGCGCAAAACCTCAAAAAAATGGGTTCTAGTATTCCTGGTATTCGTCCGGGTAAAGCCACGAGCGAATATATAGAGCGCGTTTTAAATCGACTAACTTTTTTGGGTGCTATCTTTTTGGGTTTGGTTGCTATTATCCCCACCGCCGTAGAAAGAGCTTTAGGAGTACCAACCTTCAGAGGATTAGGTGCTACTTCTTTGCTAATTCTAGTTGGTGTGGCAATTGATACAGCAAAACAAATCCAAACTTACGTGATTTCTCAGCGCTATGAAGGAATGGTGAAACAATAG
- a CDS encoding adenylate kinase — protein sequence MTRLIFLGPPGAGKGTQAKKLAEYWNIPHISTGDILRQALKEQTPLGIKAQSYMDRGELVPDQLVQDMVEERLQQGDTNSGWILDGFPRTVKQAAFLEELLQKLAQRGEKVVNLDVPDEVVVGRLLQRGRKDDSEEVIRRRLEVYRSETAPLIDFYRNRHQLLSVNGNQSLEEVSTEIKKQVNAS from the coding sequence GTGACGCGATTAATCTTCTTGGGGCCACCTGGAGCCGGCAAAGGAACTCAAGCTAAAAAATTAGCTGAGTACTGGAACATCCCCCATATTTCTACGGGTGATATCTTGCGCCAAGCGTTAAAAGAACAAACTCCTCTTGGGATTAAAGCTCAAAGCTACATGGATAGAGGAGAATTAGTTCCCGATCAACTTGTACAAGATATGGTGGAGGAACGTCTCCAGCAAGGTGATACTAATTCAGGTTGGATTCTTGATGGTTTTCCCCGCACAGTGAAACAAGCAGCTTTTTTAGAAGAATTGCTGCAAAAGTTAGCTCAACGTGGAGAAAAGGTAGTTAATTTGGATGTTCCAGATGAGGTTGTAGTCGGTCGTTTGCTGCAACGTGGACGCAAAGATGATTCAGAAGAGGTGATTCGTCGCCGCCTAGAAGTCTACCGCTCTGAGACAGCCCCCTTGATTGATTTTTACCGTAACCGTCATCAACTCCTGAGTGTCAATGGTAATCAGTCCCTTGAAGAAGTTTCTACCGAAATTAAAAAGCAGGTAAACGCTTCCTAG
- the infA gene encoding translation initiation factor IF-1: MSKQDLIEMEGTVTESLPNAMFRVDLDNGFNVLAHISGKIRRNYIKILPGDRVKVELTPYDLTKGRITYRLRKK, encoded by the coding sequence TTGTCTAAGCAAGATTTAATTGAAATGGAAGGCACTGTGACTGAGTCATTGCCCAATGCGATGTTTCGCGTTGATCTCGACAATGGCTTTAACGTTCTCGCTCACATTTCTGGTAAAATCCGTCGCAACTATATCAAGATTTTACCTGGCGATCGCGTCAAAGTTGAACTGACTCCCTACGACCTGACAAAGGGTCGAATCACTTATCGACTACGCAAAAAATAA
- the rpmJ gene encoding 50S ribosomal protein L36: MKVRASVKKMCEKCNVIRRRGRVMVICVNPKHKQRQG; this comes from the coding sequence ATGAAAGTCAGAGCCTCAGTCAAGAAAATGTGTGAAAAATGTAACGTGATCCGACGCCGGGGTCGCGTCATGGTGATTTGTGTTAATCCGAAGCACAAACAACGTCAAGGCTAA